CTGGAAAACCTGTTGGTGGCCCAGCACATGTGGGTCAACCGCAACATGCTCGCCGGTATTCTCAACACCAAGGGCTACCGCAAGGCGGAGAGCGACGCGCTGGACGTGGCGTTCTACTGGCTGGAGGTGGTCGATCTGGTCGACTGCGCCAACCGTCTCGCCGGTGAGCTCTCGTACGGCCAGCAACGCCGTCTGGAGATCGCCCGGGCCATGTGCACGCGGCCGCAGATCATCTGCCTCGACGAACCGGCCGCCGGCCTCAACCCTCAGGAAACCGAAGCGCTCAGCGCGATGATCCGGCTGCTGCGCGACGAGCACGATCTGACCGTGGTGCTGATCGAACACGACATGGGCATGGTTATGAGTATTTCCGACCACATCGTGGTGCTGGACCACGGCATTGTCATCGCCGAAGGCGGGCCTGAAGCCATTCGCAACGACCCGAAAGTGATTGCCGCCTACCTGGGCGCCGACGAAGAGGAGCTGGTATGACGCAACCGATCCTCGAACTCAAAGATCTCGATGTCTTTTATGGCCCGATCCAGGCGCTCAAAGGTGTTTCACTGCAGATCAACGAAGGGGAAACCGTCAGCCTGATCGGCTCCAACGGTGCCGGTAAATCAACGTTGCTGATGTCGATCTTCGGTCAGCCACGGGCGGCGAGCGGGCAGATTCTCTATCAAGGCGTCGACATTACCCACAAGTCTTCGCACTACATCGCCTCCAACGGCATTGCGCAGTCGCCGGAAGGGCGGCGGGTATTCCCCGACATGACCGTCGAGGAAAACCTGCTGATGGGCACGATCCCGATTGGCGACAAGTACGCCAAAGAGGACATGCAGCGTATGTTTACGTTGTTTCCACGGCTGGAAGAGCGACGTAACCAACGGGCGAT
This region of Pseudomonas sp. R84 genomic DNA includes:
- a CDS encoding ABC transporter ATP-binding protein → MTQPILELKDLDVFYGPIQALKGVSLQINEGETVSLIGSNGAGKSTLLMSIFGQPRAASGQILYQGVDITHKSSHYIASNGIAQSPEGRRVFPDMTVEENLLMGTIPIGDKYAKEDMQRMFTLFPRLEERRNQRAMTMSGGEQQMLAIARALMSRPKLLLLDEPSLGLAPIVVKQIFATLRELAKTGMTIFLVEQNANHALKLSDRAYVMVNGEIRLTGTGKELLVNEEVRNAYLGGH
- a CDS encoding ATP-binding cassette domain-containing protein; its protein translation is MSEVVLSVEKLMMHFGGIKALSDVSLKVKRNSIFALIGPNGAGKTTVFNCLTGFYKASGGKIELNVRGQQTNVIQLLGESFKPTDFVSPKSFLSRMYYKMFGGTHLVNRAGLARTFQNIRLFKEMSVLENLLVAQHMWVNRNMLAGILNTKGYRKAESDALDVAFYWLEVVDLVDCANRLAGELSYGQQRRLEIARAMCTRPQIICLDEPAAGLNPQETEALSAMIRLLRDEHDLTVVLIEHDMGMVMSISDHIVVLDHGIVIAEGGPEAIRNDPKVIAAYLGADEEELV